In the Fundulus heteroclitus isolate FHET01 unplaced genomic scaffold, MU-UCD_Fhet_4.1 scaffold_92, whole genome shotgun sequence genome, acatttgtcttgtttttttctttttcctaatGTTTACCTTACTATCAGACAGATGCTGCGACACTGTGAATAAAATCCAAGGTGATGAAGAAGGTTCAGTGTCCATCAGCTGTCCATATGACTCTAAGTTTGTCGACAAGCTGAAGTATATCTGCAGAGGAAACCGTCCCTCCACATGTCTACAACAGGCAGTGATCACCTCTAACAACAGAGAAAATGGACGATTCAGACTCACTGATGACACAAAGTCAAGAATATTCACAGTGAAAATATCTAATCTGACCATGAAGGATTCTGGGTCGTATCTTTGTGGCATCCAGAGAAACTCAGGAAtggatgttttctctgctgttcAGCTGGAGGTCAAAGGTGAGAACTCATATGTCTGCCTTATTAAAAGGAATAGGAGTTTTTTTAACTAATGGATATAAATGTTTACActttattaattcattaataCATTTGGAatagtttataaataaaataaattttttaacttttccGTCTCTGACAGAATTGCTCTGTCTGAAGTCATACGACATCAGCGGCCTTGTGGGACATGCAGTGACTCTGCGGTGTCCTAATCCACCAGAACAGCGAGACAGAAAGAAGTTCCTCTGTAAAGGAGAGCAACACAACAACTGCACAGATATGATGGAGAACCAAATGAAGTTCATGCTGCACAATGTTTCCTCCATCTGTTTCTCTATGACCATCACAGAATTGGAAGCAGCTGATGCAGGAACATACTTCTGCGGCTCAGACGCTCAGCTGAGCtacacaaaaataaagctgacaGTAGGTGAGATCCGCAAAGtggtaaataaattaatataaagCACCTGAAAATCTAGGCCAAGGCTTTTTACCACAGCACGTTTCATTTTTGCCTCTGACAGTCTCTCCACATCAAATCAGCTCTGTGGCTTCGATCAGCACTGCTGAACAAGTCACATCACAGCCACCATCAACACGTGTTCCTGGTAAACTTGTTACATTTGGTTTTGTCTGTTAACTACTCCTGTTGTTTTCTAACTCTTCCCAAACTAGTCACTCCAAATCTCCAGATATCGTTGTCTAACTGTCCAGAGCTGCTCTTGTATTTCTACAAtacttttttgtttctgcaatattaaacagaatatctctttttttttagttccttgatgtaagatttcagttttgtagttactttttgcatttgtttacagtaaatataaacCAAAGCTAGCTCTcattaaattaattcaattcaattttatttatatagcaccaattcgtgaaacatgtcatctcaaggcactttacaaagtcaaattcaatcatattatacagatttacaGATATATTACTTGGCCTTACTTGTATAGATCAAGCCCTCTGTCTCTGGTGAATGGACTTGTATTATTTATCTATTCTAGTGTTTTTACACAACAGTCCACACCTAATCAGCCTGACCAATaaaacattcacacattcaGAGCACAATAATACTCCGGAGTGTTTGTAGTCAACTGTGACGCGTTTTTTGCCCAACACGAGAAAACATTCAGGTACCTctttcattaaataaaattgtgctACTGATCTTTGAACTGAGCTTTGAATTGAAGATAAAATGGCTTAAATAGAACTGAAAATTAGTTGGTTTGGATTTATTAAGTTAGGAAATGAGAGTTTATTAATCTAATGTAAATGTGGGGGAGCCAGAAAACAGGAACATGGGTATCAAGTCTGACATTCAGTGTTCACAGCTTTTGTgctatatttaaaatatgaaaccCATGTTGTCATTATGTGGTGTTGTTTCAGGGAAGGATTCTGTGTACCAGCTAACTTctctgtttccttgtttttcagATGTGACTTTATTTTACATTCTGCCTACAGTCTTTGCTCTGCTGTTGGTCCTGACATTTgtacttttaatgattttaaagtacaaacaaagcagaaaaccAGGTACAGTTACACAGATTATGCGCTCACACAGAAGCCCCCATTGAAAGAACATCATGTTTACTTTGTGTTTTCAGTTGATGGAGTCAAAGTTAATGCATCTAGCTCTGATGATGATGCTGTGGAGATGACGATTAATGATGTAAGTTAACATGAGTTCACCTCTAAAATACTTCCTGTTTGCTGCACAGAAAaacttatattattttttactattttctttAGATTTATGATTTACACGAGGATCAGGTTTACATGAACTGTTCCAGTCCACCAACCATGTTGAGTCATGAGGACAATGATATCTACAACAACACCCTGTACAGGAGTGGAGACCTGGTGCAATAAGGAAACAT is a window encoding:
- the LOC118562445 gene encoding CMRF35-like molecule 8 → MKDSGSYLCGIQRNSGMDVFSAVQLEVKELLCLKSYDISGLVGHAVTLRCPNPPEQRDRKKFLCKGEQHNNCTDMMENQMKFMLHNVSSICFSMTITELEAADAGTYFCGSDAQLSYTKIKLTVGEIRKVVNKLI